In Panicum virgatum strain AP13 chromosome 4N, P.virgatum_v5, whole genome shotgun sequence, a single window of DNA contains:
- the LOC120669244 gene encoding uncharacterized protein LOC120669244 encodes MKDSNCESPLMDAYCQEVRKLEGKFPGLENPDADALAKMAAERKPVPSGVFVNDPNMPLLREKPPTMDKTLTEKTEHAPPDRALEGPQCPAAGQPDPNQANDTDWRADLLAYLLQEVLPEDRTQLAG; translated from the coding sequence atgaaggactccaactgtgaGAGCCCTCTCATGGATGCATACTGCCAGGAAGTCCGAAAACTAGAAGGAAAGTTCCCGGGTTTGGAAAACCCCGACGCGGATGCTCTTGCAAAGATGGCCGCCGAGCGCAAGCCGGTCCCTAGTGGTGTTTTTGTCAATGACCCGAACATGCCATTGCTGCGAGAGAAGCCGCCAACTATGGACAAGACCCTCACGGAGAAAACAGAGCATGCACCCCCCGACCGGGCTCTCGAGGGACCACAATGCCCGGCCGCCGGTCAGCCCGACCCCAACCAAGCAAATGACACGGACTGGAGAGCCGACCTGCTGGCTTATCTCCTCCAGGAAGTCCTCCCCGAGGACCGAACACAGCTCGCCGGATAG